The following proteins are co-located in the Palaemon carinicauda isolate YSFRI2023 chromosome 3, ASM3689809v2, whole genome shotgun sequence genome:
- the LOC137638890 gene encoding zinc finger BED domain-containing protein 5-like has translation MNAAFFKQKEEGLKRARFDCSGHFRQQNEAGLRASYMVSLRIAQEKKPHNIAEKLIVPCCKDIIRCVIGCDAEQKVTSVPLSNDTVHRRIVDMSEDVKQQVIAELKEASLGKFAIQLDESTDVAACAQLLVFVRYVTGQDFKEEFLFCHTLNTTTRGEDIFNEVSLFFEKEGLSWNNVCACTTDGAPAMLGRRSGFRGRVNQVNPETKHLHCMLHRYALASKTLPPDLELVLDDVVHMVNAIKSSAQNTRLFSLLCQEFGSDEEVLLLHTEVRWLSRGNVVSRVESLKEELTEFFKCDNKAKSLEFTKKLSDSQWLQKLAYLSDIFLRLNSFNLSLQGRFATVSDFMDKLRSLTMKLELWEGKVKDGNLSMFEHLGEALDKSQNTGKQDVMQLVQSHLASLRMELQSYFPELSELESKLIRNPFIVNVHLLPDNMQEEFLELVNDSVAKDAFETLSLTKF, from the coding sequence ATGAATGCTGCTTTCTTCAAGCAAAAGGAAGAGGGATTGAAGCGAGCACGCTTCGATTGTTCGGGACATTTCAGGCAACAAAATGAAGCTGGTTTGCGTGCATCCTACATGGTATCACTGAGAATTGCACAAGAAAAGAAACCTCACAACATTGCAGAAAAGTTGATAGTTCCTTGCTGCAAAGATATAATACGTTGTGTTATTGGTTGTGATGCTGAGCAGAAGGTCACATCAGTACCTCTCTCAAATGATACTGTTCATCGACGAATAGTAGATATGTCTGAGGATGTCAAACAACAAGTAATTGCTGAATTAAAGGAAGCCTCTTTAGGAAAATTTGCAATCCAGCTTGACGAGTCGACTGACGTGGCTGCTTGTGCACAACTCCTAGTGTTTGTGCGATACGTCACTGGTCAAGATTTCAAGGAAGAGTTTTTGTTCTGTCATACCTTGAATACGACTACTAGAGGTGAAGACATTTTCAATGAAGTCTCATTGTTTTTTGAGAAAGAAGGACTGTCTTGGAATAATGTATGTGCATGCACAACTGACGGAGCACCAGCAATGCTTGGTCGTCGATCAGGATTTCGAGGAAGAGTGAATCAGGTGAATCCTGAAACCAAGCATCTTCATTGCATGCTTCATAGATATGCCCTGGCATCCAAAACTCTCCCACCTGATTTAGAATTAGTCCTGGATGATGTTGTGCACATGGTAAATGCCATCAAGTCAAGCGCCCAAAATACAAGACTGTTTTCCCTTCTGTGCCAAGAGtttggaagtgatgaagaagtgtTGCTCCTTCACACTGAGGTTCGCTGGCTGTCGAGGGGGAATGTGGTATCAAGAGTAGAATCACTAAAGGAGGAgctcactgaattcttcaaatgtGACAACAAGGCAAAGTCACTTGAGTTCACCAAGAAATTGTCAGACAGCCAGTGGCTTCAGAAGCTGGCCTACCTGAGTGACATATTCTTACGCCTCAACTCATTTAACTTATCCCTCCAAGGCCGTTTTGCCACAGTGAGTGATTTCATGGACAAACTTAGGTCACTGACCATGAAGCTGGAGCTTTGGGAAGGGAAGGTCAAAGATGGAAATCTTAGCATGTTTGAACACCTTGGTGAGGCACTTGATAAAAGTCAAAACACTGGAAAACAAGATGTGATGCAACTTGTGCAATCACATCTAGCTTCTCTGCGGATGGAGCTGCAGTCTTACTTCCCCGAATTGAGTGAATTGGAATCAAAATTGATTAGAAACCCTTTCATTGTGAATGTGCACCTTCTCCCAGATAACATGCAAGAGGAGTTCTTAGAGTTGGTGAACGACTCTGTTGCAAAAGATGCATTTGAAACACTTTCCCTAACCAAGTTCTAG